Proteins from one Paenibacillus sp. J23TS9 genomic window:
- a CDS encoding cysteine hydrolase family protein, translated as MTTALLIIDMQIALFSYEDEPLYRGEQVLDNIRGLMDKARRAGAPVIYVQHCSLEDDEFREGCATWPIHPQIAPLETDTIVKKYSWDSFHGTPLQEHLQKLGVQKLVIAGGQTEFCLDTTCRRAYSLGYKNILVKDAHTTLDSKLMTASQIIAHHEHVLGGRFVELQPAAEVVFA; from the coding sequence ATGACAACCGCTTTACTCATCATTGATATGCAGATTGCTTTATTTTCCTATGAGGATGAACCCTTATATAGGGGCGAACAGGTACTGGACAACATCCGCGGCTTGATGGACAAAGCCCGTCGTGCCGGGGCGCCGGTCATCTATGTGCAGCACTGCAGCCTGGAGGACGACGAGTTCCGGGAAGGCTGTGCTACTTGGCCGATTCATCCGCAGATTGCTCCGCTAGAAACCGATACGATTGTAAAGAAGTACTCGTGGGACTCCTTTCATGGAACTCCGCTTCAGGAGCATCTTCAGAAACTGGGGGTCCAGAAACTAGTGATTGCCGGTGGACAAACGGAATTCTGCCTGGATACCACCTGCCGCAGAGCGTACAGCCTGGGGTACAAAAATATACTGGTGAAAGATGCGCATACCACCTTGGACAGCAAGCTGATGACAGCCTCGCAAATCATTGCTCACCATGAGCATGTGCTTGGAGGAAGATTTGTGGAGCTGCAGCCAGCGGCGGAAGTGGTTTTCGCATAA
- a CDS encoding sugar ABC transporter permease yields MKRKTNKDNGIWRLIWKYKALYLISIPSILYFLIFKYIPLGGSIIAFQDYNIFKGFSGSDWVGFAHFAEMFKHYDFLRILNNTVLIGLYDLIFSFPAPIILAILLNELRLVMFKRVIQTVVYMPHFLSWVVIAGMSVAILSPTTGVLNQLLVLFGIDPLYFLGDNSYIRGVLVGSGIWRDTGYGTILYLAALAGINPELYEAAQIDGANRWKQTLRITLPALLPTIMILFLLHIGKFLDFGFERVWVFLNALNTENGEILDTYIYRAGLLSQQYGYTTAVGLFKSVVGLVLVMMGNLFSRKTTGESLY; encoded by the coding sequence ATGAAGCGGAAGACGAACAAGGACAATGGCATTTGGCGATTGATATGGAAATACAAGGCGCTTTATTTAATCTCCATCCCCAGCATCCTCTACTTTCTGATATTCAAATACATTCCGCTGGGCGGCTCGATTATTGCATTCCAGGACTACAACATCTTCAAGGGCTTTAGCGGCAGCGATTGGGTCGGATTTGCCCATTTTGCCGAAATGTTCAAGCATTATGACTTTTTACGGATTTTGAACAATACGGTGCTGATTGGTCTCTATGATCTGATTTTTTCTTTTCCGGCGCCGATCATCCTGGCGATTCTGCTCAATGAGCTGCGGCTGGTCATGTTCAAACGTGTCATCCAGACCGTGGTGTACATGCCGCATTTTCTCTCTTGGGTCGTTATCGCCGGGATGTCCGTGGCCATTTTGTCGCCGACTACGGGTGTTTTGAATCAGCTGCTCGTATTATTCGGGATCGATCCACTATATTTCCTTGGTGATAATTCCTATATCCGCGGGGTGCTTGTCGGTTCAGGCATCTGGAGGGATACAGGCTACGGAACGATTCTTTATTTGGCGGCTCTTGCCGGCATTAATCCCGAGCTGTATGAAGCGGCGCAAATTGACGGGGCCAACCGCTGGAAGCAGACGCTGCGGATCACCCTGCCGGCGCTGCTGCCGACGATCATGATTCTGTTCCTGCTGCATATCGGCAAGTTTCTGGATTTTGGCTTTGAGCGGGTATGGGTGTTCCTGAACGCGCTGAATACGGAGAATGGCGAGATTCTGGATACGTACATTTACCGTGCGGGCCTCTTGTCCCAGCAGTATGGCTATACCACAGCGGTCGGGTTGTTTAAGTCGGTTGTCGGGCTCGTGCTTGTGATGATGGGAAATTTATTCAGCCGAAAAACAACGGGCGAAAGCTTGTACTAA
- a CDS encoding extracellular solute-binding protein: MKKWASLALTCMLVMSFLAGCSGKNEPAKEEAASSGEKKTEAADEVTKFSISLRTLNFGYVEKSPDINADKWVKRVEDLTKTDMDIRLVPHKEYEQKMVQMFATNDIPDVVQGQGGTTGKEMAGSVEAGVFMPLDDLLKEYGPNLLKKIPKEAWNRMSYQGKIYGIPEWLGNPSRRATWIRKDLLDQTGLPVPKTVDEYLNVLRAFKKLGVENPYMGRQDFKYADTFFGSYDVFPYLSQFEEADGQVQPKFMDSENMMKALSTYKTMFDEGLINKEFATINPTTFKNTILAGKAGIWTMNANELIQWQTQLQDTVKDAKLEIIPSPVGPDGKGGYYLYGDVARSYFINAKYKHPEKIIQFFDWMVSDEAEQFFTYGVEGENFTKEGDKINYKQPTDAQAVDEERYRQAFLWMVQDTTYNKGSLSLTEEGKSLMSVFDNTLANEGRDGIEFDPRLEALKKNPDIAPLSDTPPPLLITHMVKMVYGQEPIDNWPKVIEEWKSKGGSDVLKEANERYQSKEGVFLPRK, from the coding sequence TTGAAGAAGTGGGCAAGCTTGGCGTTAACCTGTATGCTCGTGATGAGCTTTTTGGCAGGATGTTCGGGTAAGAATGAACCGGCGAAAGAGGAAGCCGCAAGCAGCGGGGAGAAGAAGACTGAAGCTGCGGATGAGGTGACGAAGTTCTCTATTTCACTGCGGACGCTAAACTTCGGATATGTGGAGAAATCACCGGATATCAATGCAGACAAATGGGTGAAAAGAGTAGAGGACCTTACGAAAACGGATATGGACATCCGCCTCGTACCGCATAAGGAATATGAGCAGAAGATGGTGCAGATGTTCGCAACCAACGATATCCCCGATGTCGTGCAGGGTCAAGGCGGCACAACCGGCAAGGAAATGGCGGGATCGGTAGAGGCAGGCGTGTTCATGCCGCTGGATGATCTGCTCAAGGAGTATGGCCCAAACCTTTTGAAGAAAATTCCAAAGGAAGCATGGAATCGGATGTCCTATCAGGGTAAAATTTATGGTATCCCGGAGTGGCTGGGGAATCCTTCCCGCCGGGCCACATGGATTCGCAAGGATCTTCTGGATCAAACGGGACTGCCTGTACCTAAAACTGTAGATGAGTATCTGAATGTTCTGCGGGCCTTCAAGAAGCTGGGCGTAGAGAATCCTTATATGGGGCGCCAGGATTTCAAATATGCCGACACGTTCTTCGGCTCCTATGATGTGTTTCCTTATCTGAGCCAGTTTGAAGAAGCAGACGGTCAGGTGCAGCCGAAATTCATGGATTCAGAGAATATGATGAAAGCGCTGTCTACGTACAAGACGATGTTTGACGAAGGACTTATCAATAAGGAATTTGCAACCATCAACCCAACCACGTTCAAAAATACGATCCTGGCCGGCAAGGCAGGCATCTGGACGATGAATGCCAACGAGCTGATCCAGTGGCAGACCCAGCTGCAGGATACCGTCAAGGATGCCAAGCTTGAAATCATTCCTTCTCCGGTCGGACCGGACGGCAAAGGCGGCTATTATCTGTACGGCGATGTGGCCCGCTCTTACTTCATCAACGCCAAATACAAGCATCCGGAAAAAATCATTCAATTTTTCGACTGGATGGTATCGGATGAAGCTGAACAATTTTTCACCTACGGCGTTGAAGGCGAGAATTTTACCAAGGAAGGCGACAAAATCAACTATAAGCAGCCAACCGATGCCCAGGCTGTGGATGAAGAACGCTACCGCCAGGCATTTCTGTGGATGGTTCAAGATACAACCTATAACAAAGGGTCGCTCAGTTTGACCGAAGAAGGCAAGAGCCTGATGAGCGTCTTTGACAACACGCTGGCGAATGAAGGCCGCGATGGGATCGAATTCGATCCGCGTCTGGAAGCGCTGAAGAAAAATCCGGATATCGCGCCGCTCTCCGATACGCCTCCGCCGCTCCTGATCACCCATATGGTGAAAATGGTGTACGGGCAGGAGCCGATCGACAATTGGCCGAAGGTCATTGAAGAGTGGAAATCCAAGGGGGGCAGCGATGTCCTCAAGGAAGCCAATGAAAGATATCAGTCCAAGGAAGGCGTATTCCTGCCGAGAAAATAG
- a CDS encoding MFS transporter, with protein MSTASLISSKRPASVWSNRTFSKMFSAYAFSSFGEWFDAFAIEILVAYRWHADPFMIAFIPVMMALPGILLGSFAGVIADRWKKVNLMMLADAAETVLTVLLLFVPNMYWLLPLLVLRSAMGIFRVPAHQALTRQVVREDQLLKATSYNGLVNQFSKIAGPLLGAVALTVVSPQMCILVNAFTRLLSCILLFTLRHIDQNAAAEKPGEANGPGSGEEHKQSFIQLWRQGWAVLLQRRILFNSFIVNMTVMLVIMMIDFQFPTLFREIAPHNESLLGWTISATGVGAVMTILLLNRLGKVRYGLGIGGGVALIGAAFGCMGLLGPNSPEVWSIVLGLVIGIGNGLTIVTYNYVLQKETPEGMTGRIFGIQNTSASTIMIAAPLMGGALIHGLGVGKVFLILGAAILILGAVCLAFQSKLWPSKQVTTVPQELREVSG; from the coding sequence ATGTCGACTGCATCATTGATATCAAGTAAGCGCCCGGCATCCGTCTGGAGCAACCGCACATTCTCCAAGATGTTCTCGGCTTACGCATTTTCATCCTTCGGCGAATGGTTTGATGCTTTTGCCATTGAAATTTTGGTCGCGTACCGCTGGCACGCGGATCCATTCATGATTGCATTCATTCCTGTCATGATGGCTCTCCCCGGCATCTTGCTCGGTTCCTTTGCCGGCGTCATTGCCGATCGGTGGAAGAAGGTCAACCTCATGATGCTGGCTGATGCGGCCGAGACGGTTCTTACCGTCCTGCTGCTTTTTGTTCCGAACATGTACTGGTTGCTGCCGCTCCTCGTATTGCGTTCTGCCATGGGGATATTCCGTGTTCCGGCGCATCAGGCGCTGACACGCCAGGTCGTCCGAGAGGACCAGCTGTTGAAGGCAACCTCCTATAACGGACTGGTCAACCAGTTTTCCAAGATTGCCGGTCCACTCCTTGGCGCGGTGGCTTTAACGGTGGTATCCCCTCAAATGTGTATTCTGGTGAATGCTTTTACCCGTCTTCTTTCCTGCATTTTATTGTTCACCCTGAGGCATATCGACCAAAATGCAGCCGCAGAGAAGCCTGGGGAGGCGAATGGGCCGGGAAGCGGGGAAGAGCATAAGCAAAGCTTTATCCAGTTGTGGAGGCAGGGATGGGCCGTGCTGTTGCAGCGCCGGATTCTGTTCAACAGTTTTATCGTGAATATGACCGTTATGCTGGTCATTATGATGATTGATTTCCAGTTTCCAACCTTGTTTCGGGAAATCGCACCACATAATGAATCTCTGCTGGGATGGACGATATCGGCCACCGGTGTTGGGGCGGTCATGACCATTTTGCTGTTGAACCGGCTGGGCAAAGTGCGTTACGGACTAGGAATCGGGGGCGGTGTGGCGCTGATAGGAGCGGCATTTGGGTGTATGGGATTGCTTGGCCCAAACTCGCCTGAAGTGTGGAGCATTGTTCTCGGGCTTGTCATTGGCATCGGGAATGGTCTGACCATCGTGACTTATAATTATGTACTGCAGAAGGAAACACCGGAAGGGATGACGGGGCGGATATTCGGCATTCAGAATACGTCTGCCAGCACAATCATGATCGCTGCGCCTTTAATGGGTGGCGCACTGATTCATGGACTGGGCGTGGGCAAGGTTTTTCTCATTCTGGGAGCGGCTATTCTGATCCTTGGCGCGGTATGTCTGGCTTTTCAGAGTAAACTGTGGCCATCCAAGCAGGTAACAACGGTTCCTCAAGAACTTAGGGAGGTCTCAGGCTAG
- a CDS encoding S66 peptidase family protein: MIRYPLMSEGAVIGITAPSSGVEESMHNLIREASKRLESAGFQVIAGDSVWTQEKAKSAPAKARAAEFNRMLRDDAIDLIVPPWGGELLIEILEFLDFGQLPEKWILGYSDISLLLLAITLKTGLATAHGTNLIDLRGEYSDETTAMWRTVLSTKTGASVEQQSSALYQKEWKHDAPSPCVYHLTEPTAWKTVSGSKVSLKGRLLGGCIDVIRHVIGTPYGNVRSFQQEQIGGEPILWYLENCELNMADQRRSLVQMKLAGWFDHCSGLMFGRSPANRPVEGYTAEDMYRELAEELQVPVVYDIDCGHVPPQITLINGAFAEVEVESGQGSITQYFRP; the protein is encoded by the coding sequence ATGATCCGATATCCATTGATGAGCGAGGGAGCCGTCATCGGCATCACTGCGCCATCGTCAGGCGTGGAAGAAAGCATGCATAACCTGATCCGGGAGGCCAGCAAGCGTTTGGAAAGCGCGGGATTCCAGGTGATCGCCGGCGATAGCGTATGGACACAAGAAAAAGCAAAATCGGCTCCAGCCAAGGCTCGTGCCGCTGAGTTTAACCGGATGCTGCGTGACGATGCTATTGATTTGATCGTGCCTCCTTGGGGAGGAGAGCTGTTGATTGAAATTTTGGAATTTCTTGATTTCGGCCAACTGCCGGAGAAATGGATTCTCGGTTACTCCGATATCAGCCTCCTGCTGCTTGCGATTACGCTCAAAACCGGCCTGGCGACGGCTCACGGCACCAATCTGATAGATTTGAGAGGCGAGTATTCCGATGAGACCACGGCCATGTGGCGCACTGTGCTGTCCACGAAAACAGGTGCGTCTGTGGAGCAGCAATCGTCGGCGCTATATCAAAAAGAGTGGAAGCACGATGCGCCATCGCCATGCGTGTACCATCTGACGGAGCCTACTGCATGGAAAACGGTGTCCGGCAGCAAGGTCAGTCTGAAGGGCCGTCTGCTTGGCGGCTGCATCGACGTGATCCGGCATGTGATCGGCACGCCGTATGGCAATGTCCGCAGCTTCCAGCAGGAGCAGATCGGCGGGGAGCCCATCCTCTGGTACCTGGAAAACTGTGAGTTGAACATGGCGGACCAGCGCCGATCGCTGGTGCAGATGAAGCTGGCGGGCTGGTTTGATCACTGCTCCGGCCTGATGTTCGGAAGAAGCCCGGCGAATCGTCCTGTTGAAGGATACACTGCCGAGGATATGTACCGGGAGCTGGCAGAAGAGCTGCAGGTACCGGTCGTTTACGATATCGACTGCGGGCATGTACCGCCGCAGATCACTTTGATTAACGGTGCATTCGCCGAGGTTGAGGTGGAGAGCGGTCAGGGATCAATCACGCAGTATTTTAGGCCGTAA
- a CDS encoding carbohydrate ABC transporter permease, which translates to MYGAVSKSYKTFNVFNILFLTLLGLMMFLPFLNVIAQSFSSSSAITAGKVTFWPVDFTLINYEYVFSDASIWRAFGVSVFVTIAGTMINLIATATLAYPVSRPEYVGRRIIVLLVLVTMIFSAPLIPNFLLIKNLHMMNTPWALIIPGAVSAFNFFVMHSFFKQLPPEIIDSARIDGCGELGIMVKMVAPLSKPVMASLGIFYAVGHWNAYMSALYYIDQPKWWPLQVKLKRMFETDDISIDPGASQFSDLAHTSPEGIKMATIIIATLPIIMIYPFLQRHFVKGLTLGAVKS; encoded by the coding sequence ATGTACGGAGCTGTATCCAAAAGCTACAAGACGTTTAATGTGTTCAATATCCTGTTCCTGACCCTGCTCGGGCTGATGATGTTCCTTCCGTTCCTGAATGTCATCGCACAGTCTTTCAGTTCTTCCAGTGCCATTACCGCGGGTAAAGTCACCTTTTGGCCGGTGGATTTCACTCTGATAAACTATGAGTATGTGTTTAGCGATGCATCGATCTGGCGGGCCTTTGGGGTGTCGGTGTTCGTAACGATTGCCGGAACGATGATCAACCTGATTGCAACCGCGACGCTGGCTTATCCGGTATCGAGACCCGAATACGTGGGCAGACGGATTATTGTACTGCTGGTGCTGGTGACGATGATTTTCAGCGCACCGCTTATCCCGAATTTCCTGCTCATCAAAAATCTCCACATGATGAATACGCCTTGGGCGTTAATCATTCCGGGCGCGGTCAGCGCGTTCAATTTTTTCGTGATGCATTCCTTTTTCAAGCAGCTGCCTCCGGAGATCATTGATTCCGCACGGATTGACGGCTGCGGCGAGCTGGGGATTATGGTCAAAATGGTCGCGCCCCTTTCCAAGCCGGTGATGGCTTCACTCGGGATCTTTTATGCGGTGGGGCACTGGAATGCCTATATGAGCGCACTCTACTATATTGACCAGCCGAAATGGTGGCCGCTCCAGGTGAAGCTGAAGAGAATGTTCGAAACGGATGATATCAGCATCGATCCCGGCGCTTCACAGTTCAGTGATCTGGCACATACCTCCCCCGAGGGGATCAAAATGGCGACCATCATCATTGCCACGCTGCCGATTATTATGATTTATCCATTCCTGCAGAGGCATTTCGTGAAAGGGCTTACACTCGGAGCTGTGAAATCATAA